The region CCGTCCTACGTGAACATCGGCGCCTACGTAGACTCCGGTACGATGGTAGATACCTGGGCTACGGTAGGAAGCTGTGCACAGGTGGGTAAGAACGTGCACCTGAGCGGTGGCGTGGGCCTTGGCGGTGTGCTGGAGCCGGTGCAGGCCGCCCCTGTTATCATAGAGGATGGTGCTTTTATCGGATCCAGAAGTATACTGGTGGAAGGTTGCCGTATCGGTAAGGAGGCCGTGATCGGGGCCGGCGTTACCATCACAGGCAGCTCTAAGATCATCGACGTGACGGGCAGCGAGCCGAAAGAGTATAAGGGCTATGTGCCGCCGCGCTCCGTGGTGATTCCGGGTTCTTACACAAAGAAGTTCCCTGCAGGAGAGTTCCAGGTGCCCTGCGCTCTCATCATCGGGCAACGCAAGGCGAGTACAGACCTGAAAACATCGCTAAACGACGTGCTGCGCGACCATGCGGTGGCGGTGTAAAGTTGAGCAGAAGGGCCATAAAGAAGCCTCTCGCGCCAAGGCCGGCGGGAGAGGCTTCTAAATTACTGAGAAGCATTTTTTAGTTCGATAGGGCTGAGGTGGTTATTATTTATTTACTTATGATCACCTTAAAAACTCTGTTTTGCGCTTTGGTCTGCAACCTGACCATATAAAGCCCTGAGGCAAACTTTTCCCCATCGATTTCAATTCTGTTTACTTCTCCGGCTTTTGTATCGCCTGATAAAGATGTCAGTTGTTCGCCGGTGCTGCTATAAATGGTCAGGTTATACTTCTCGGTTGCCGTAGTCTTAAAGTAGAGCGAGGTGATGTCGTTGAAGGGGTTGGGATACAAGGTCCAGTCACAGCAGTCCTCTTCCGGTAACTTATCAAAGGCGATCACGCCAGCCGTATGGGTTTCATTCGAAGCCAGGATCACGACTCCTTCGGTGAAGGTATCTTTTGTGCTCGAAATGTCTGTATAGGGGCCTTTGAGCAAAAGCTGCTCTGGCGTAAAGGTAACCCCGCTCATAGGAGATTGCTTATAGACGATATCATTGTTATTTGCCCGGGAGGTATTGTACACCACCCGGATTAGCTGGGCCTCCTCATTTAGGATAACAACTGGCCGGTCGCCTGAGCCGGAGACACTGTAGAGATCATCCCAGTTGCCGGACGGCCGCCTGACGAGTAAAGCCAGCCTTGGGTGGCCTGGTGTGTTAAAGCTTGTTTTGATAGCGGCATACAAGGTGCCATCGCTGGTGGAAGCCAGGTTTATGGAGTTGCTCACCATGCCGCCCCCTAAGTCAAGCGCTGATTGGGAAGAAGGGATTTCCTCTTCTGACCAGGCAGTGGGGTCGGCGCCGTCAGCATGTGTTTTGAATCCGTACCGTTTTTTGTTAAGATCTGTCCACATCACGCCTATCTTGTCCCGGATCTTGACGATGGCAGATTGGTCATCATTGGTTACACCACTTGCCAGGCTAACAGGTTCGCTCCAGGTGGTATAAGGTATATCGCTCCAGCGTATATCAATGCTTGTCTCTGCATCTGAGGCAAGCCACATCCTGCCCTTACTGTCAACCTCAATCGTCGCCGTGTAGGCCTCTTTGCCAATGTTAATGTCTACGTTCTCCGATCTTTTCGACCAGAACTTATAGGTGCCGGCCCCTGAGACGTATTCCAGTGAGGCCATGCTGATAATATCCCGCCCCCTGAAAAGTAATATATGCGCCAGGTTGCCGTCTACCTTACAATCGGCTTTGAAAAGTATATCCGAAAGCTTAAGGTGCTTTACCCAACCATCCCCCTCAAGCCGCCAAAGATGCGTGCCGGTGGCATCCGGTAGCACAGCCCAGTAATGGCCACCATATGCCCAAGCCTTGGATTGCGGTGTTTCTCCG is a window of Pontibacter kalidii DNA encoding:
- a CDS encoding 2,3,4,5-tetrahydropyridine-2,6-dicarboxylate N-succinyltransferase gives rise to the protein MELRKIIEQAWDNRELLKESATVEAIRAVIEDLDKGVLRVAEPSGDEWTVNEWVKKAVLLYFPIQQMKTIEVGPFEFHDKISLKRNYEQLGVRVVPHAVARYGAFLARGVVMMPSYVNIGAYVDSGTMVDTWATVGSCAQVGKNVHLSGGVGLGGVLEPVQAAPVIIEDGAFIGSRSILVEGCRIGKEAVIGAGVTITGSSKIIDVTGSEPKEYKGYVPPRSVVIPGSYTKKFPAGEFQVPCALIIGQRKASTDLKTSLNDVLRDHAVAV
- a CDS encoding T9SS type A sorting domain-containing protein, which codes for MIRIFTIISLLFLSYTSTTAQDPAGFLSVRELTALPVTKDTGETPQSKAWAYGGHYWAVLPDATGTHLWRLEGDGWVKHLKLSDILFKADCKVDGNLAHILLFRGRDIISMASLEYVSGAGTYKFWSKRSENVDINIGKEAYTATIEVDSKGRMWLASDAETSIDIRWSDIPYTTWSEPVSLASGVTNDDQSAIVKIRDKIGVMWTDLNKKRYGFKTHADGADPTAWSEEEIPSSQSALDLGGGMVSNSINLASTSDGTLYAAIKTSFNTPGHPRLALLVRRPSGNWDDLYSVSGSGDRPVVILNEEAQLIRVVYNTSRANNNDIVYKQSPMSGVTFTPEQLLLKGPYTDISSTKDTFTEGVVILASNETHTAGVIAFDKLPEEDCCDWTLYPNPFNDITSLYFKTTATEKYNLTIYSSTGEQLTSLSGDTKAGEVNRIEIDGEKFASGLYMVRLQTKAQNRVFKVIISK